In Musa acuminata AAA Group cultivar baxijiao chromosome BXJ3-9, Cavendish_Baxijiao_AAA, whole genome shotgun sequence, a single genomic region encodes these proteins:
- the LOC135650123 gene encoding probable E3 ubiquitin-protein ligase HIP1 isoform X1, which translates to MQGQRNFVQPLHESFELDCESNSSSSGMNQQVLWNNMLFNPVEIQSMTDCAVSSDGVNIPCLNMANQDGTQLGNWSLGGSSSSQHSQIQGGHEENKLEHEWTPPATVASRGGPRLQENHFEASHALSLENVNISHSTTQTDGIQTFPQNYSCFNNRHQNVEHVAVQVGIGNELSEPRLSHHPYLLGFLDPETVPSSIGLSNPGESSSEGVGFLREDDERAESSFDGRRLSCKRKNSDGFPGQSSASGNASSSHQSENSLLHSRSYNPMTGLNISSSSGYPSVGHSIEEHTAGFGTFVGGMAFDCYPSASAAGNVESLRRNYRLRINRAQPHDVSLRNSWSASSVGQSDVWSPNQPPSRSISLNHFLEPASLLTTSSSASQTHIPVVPALPQIVNSFPWNRASSSRIGSSSGPFSSEDRSITAREGNDLRNMPVTSNLDLVPATDVRNMTQGQANWSLSSGSISMVPSSQAVTNSGLHPTFGSSWVPHQNLPTRYPQPLAEAIHPGFFPPGSSDSGGQGTNFALQHSAHSLSSQEVAQQIRTRLHGPHPTSHIRSTTHLLRRRNDGLFSAPLPMRSLTAAGEERSRMLSEIRHALESLRHGDGLRFEDVFILDQTLILAGSDLHDRHRDMRLDVDNMSYEELLALEERIGNVCTGLSEETILKSLKQQKHSSAAIRASMEHKPCCICQEEYVEGDDLGTLDCGHDFHSVCIKQWLMHKNLCPICKNTALIT; encoded by the exons ATGCAAGGCCAGAGGAATTTTGTTCAACCCTTGCATGAATCCTTTGAACTTGACTGTGAGTCCAATTCAAGCAGCTCTGGCATGAATCAGCAAGTCTTGTGGAATAACATGCTTTTTAATCCAGTAGAGATCCAGAGCATGACAGATTGTGCAGTATCCTCTGATGGTGTAAATATCCCATGCTTAAACATGGCTAATCAGGATGGCACTCAGTTGGGCAATTGGAGTTTAGGTGGATCCAGTTCTAGTcaacattctcaaatccagggtgGCCATGAAGAAAACAAACTGGAGCATGAATGGACACCACCGGCAACAGTTGCTTCTCGAGGTGGGCCTAGACTACAAGAAAATCATTTTGAAGCTTCCCATGCGCTTTCTTTGGAAAATGTCAACATAAGTCATAGTACAACTCAGACTGATGGTATCCAAACCTTTCCACAAAATTATTCCTGTTTCAACAATAGACATCAAAATGTGGAACATGTTGCTGTTCAAGTTGGTATAGGCAATGAGCTCTCAGAACCAAGGTTATCTCATCATCCTTATTTATTGGGTTTTCTAGATCCTGAAACTGTTCCATCTTCAATTGGTTTATCCAATCCTGGCGAAAGTTCTTCCGAGGGCGTTGGATTTTTGAGAGAAGATGATGAGAGAGCAGAAAGTTCATTTGATGGACGACGCTTATCCTGCAAGAGAAAGAATAGTGATGGTTTTCCTGGACAGTCTTCAGCAAGTGGAAATGCGAGCTCTTCTCACCAAAGTGAAAACAGTTTACTGCATTCTCGTAGTTATAATCCTATGACTGGCCTCAATATTTCTAGCTCATCTGGTTATCCTTCTGTTGGACATTCTATCGAAGAGCATACAGCAGGATTTGGCACTTTTGTAGGAGGAATGGCCTTCGACTGCTATCCCTCTGCAAGTGCAGCAGGAAACGTTGAAAGTTTGCGTAGGAATTACCGATTGAGAATTAACCGTGCACAGCCTCATGATGTCTCTTTACGTAATTCTTGGTCAGCGAGTTCAGTTGGGCAATCAGATGTATGGTCACCAAATCAACCACCTTCTCGTTCCATCTCATTGAATCACTTCCTCGAGCCTGCCTCACTACTTACAACTTCAAGTTCGGCAAGTCAAACTCATATACCTGTTGTACCTGCTCTACCCCAAATTGTAAATAGTTTTCCATGGAATAGAGCTTCCAGTTCAAGAATTGGCAGTTCATCAGGCCCTTTCAGTTCAGAGGACAGATCGATCACTGCAAGAGAGGGAAATGACTTGAGGAATATGCCCGTGACCAGCAATTTGGATCTTGTTCCTGCAACAGATGTAAGGAACATGACACAAGGCCAAGCAAATTGGAGCTTGAGCAGTGGAAGTATAAGCATGGTTCCAAGTTCACAAGCAGTTACAAACTCAGGACTCCATCCAACATTTGGATCTTCTTGGGTACCTCATCAAAATCTTCCTACCCGATATCCACAACCTTTAGCGGAGGCTATTCATCCAGGCTTTTTTCCGCCCGGTAGTTCTGATTCTGGAGGTCAGGGCACTAATTTTGCCCTACAACATTCTGCTCATTCTTTGAGCTCACAGGAGGTGGCTCAGCAGATCAGAACTAGATTGCATGGCCCACATCCTACATCACACATCAGATCAACAACACATTTGTTAAGAAGGCGAAATGATGGTCTTTTCAGTGCTCCCTTACCTATGAGGAGTTTGACAGCTGCAGGGGAAGAGAGAAGTAGAATGTTATCAGAG ATTCGTCATGCATTGGAGTCTTTGCGTCATGGAGATGGTCTTCGATTTGAG GATGTCTTTATCCTTGATCAGACTCTAATTTTGGCGGGCAGCGATTTGCATGACAGGCACAGGGACATGCGTCTTGACGTTGACAACATGTCGTATGAG GAACTCCTCGCCTTGGAAGAACGGATAGGAAATGTTTGCACTGGATTGAGCGAGGAAACAATTCTGAAGTCCCTGAAACAGCAGAAGCATTCATCAGCAGCCATCAGAGCATCCATGGAACACAAGCCCTGCTGTATCTGCCAG GAAGAATATGTTGAAGGCGATGATCTCGGCACCCTGGACTGCGGGCACGATTTCCACTCTGTCTGCATCAAGCAATGGCTAATGCACAAGAATCTCTGTCCCATCTGCAAAAACACTGCTCTAATTACGTGA
- the LOC135650123 gene encoding probable E3 ubiquitin-protein ligase HIP1 isoform X2 yields the protein MQGQRNFVQPLHESFELDCESNSSSSGMNQQVLWNNMLFNPVEIQSMTDCAVSSDGVNIPCLNMANQDGTQLGNWSLGGSSSSQHSQIQGGHEENKLEHEWTPPATVASRGGPRLQENHFEASHALSLENVNISHSTTQTDGIQTFPQNYSCFNNRHQNVEHVAVQVGIGNELSEPRLSHHPYLLGFLDPETVPSSIGLSNPGESSSEGVGFLREDDERAESSFDGRRLSCKRKNSDGFPGQSSASGNASSSHQSENSLLHSRSYNPMTGLNISSSSGYPSVGHSIEEHTAGFGTFVGGMAFDCYPSASAAGNVESLRRNYRLRINRAQPHDVSLRNSWSASSVGQSDVWSPNQPPSRSISLNHFLEPASLLTTSSSASQTHIPVVPALPQIVNSFPWNRASSSRIGSSSGPFSSEDRSITAREGNDLRNMPVTSNLDLVPATDVRNMTQGQANWSLSSGSISMVPSSQAVTNSGLHPTFGSSWVPHQNLPTRYPQPLAEAIHPGFFPPGSSDSGGQGTNFALQHSAHSLSSQEVAQQIRTRLHGPHPTSHIRSTTHLLRRRNDGLFSAPLPMRSLTAAGEERSRMLSEIRHALESLRHGDGLRFETLILAGSDLHDRHRDMRLDVDNMSYEELLALEERIGNVCTGLSEETILKSLKQQKHSSAAIRASMEHKPCCICQEEYVEGDDLGTLDCGHDFHSVCIKQWLMHKNLCPICKNTALIT from the exons ATGCAAGGCCAGAGGAATTTTGTTCAACCCTTGCATGAATCCTTTGAACTTGACTGTGAGTCCAATTCAAGCAGCTCTGGCATGAATCAGCAAGTCTTGTGGAATAACATGCTTTTTAATCCAGTAGAGATCCAGAGCATGACAGATTGTGCAGTATCCTCTGATGGTGTAAATATCCCATGCTTAAACATGGCTAATCAGGATGGCACTCAGTTGGGCAATTGGAGTTTAGGTGGATCCAGTTCTAGTcaacattctcaaatccagggtgGCCATGAAGAAAACAAACTGGAGCATGAATGGACACCACCGGCAACAGTTGCTTCTCGAGGTGGGCCTAGACTACAAGAAAATCATTTTGAAGCTTCCCATGCGCTTTCTTTGGAAAATGTCAACATAAGTCATAGTACAACTCAGACTGATGGTATCCAAACCTTTCCACAAAATTATTCCTGTTTCAACAATAGACATCAAAATGTGGAACATGTTGCTGTTCAAGTTGGTATAGGCAATGAGCTCTCAGAACCAAGGTTATCTCATCATCCTTATTTATTGGGTTTTCTAGATCCTGAAACTGTTCCATCTTCAATTGGTTTATCCAATCCTGGCGAAAGTTCTTCCGAGGGCGTTGGATTTTTGAGAGAAGATGATGAGAGAGCAGAAAGTTCATTTGATGGACGACGCTTATCCTGCAAGAGAAAGAATAGTGATGGTTTTCCTGGACAGTCTTCAGCAAGTGGAAATGCGAGCTCTTCTCACCAAAGTGAAAACAGTTTACTGCATTCTCGTAGTTATAATCCTATGACTGGCCTCAATATTTCTAGCTCATCTGGTTATCCTTCTGTTGGACATTCTATCGAAGAGCATACAGCAGGATTTGGCACTTTTGTAGGAGGAATGGCCTTCGACTGCTATCCCTCTGCAAGTGCAGCAGGAAACGTTGAAAGTTTGCGTAGGAATTACCGATTGAGAATTAACCGTGCACAGCCTCATGATGTCTCTTTACGTAATTCTTGGTCAGCGAGTTCAGTTGGGCAATCAGATGTATGGTCACCAAATCAACCACCTTCTCGTTCCATCTCATTGAATCACTTCCTCGAGCCTGCCTCACTACTTACAACTTCAAGTTCGGCAAGTCAAACTCATATACCTGTTGTACCTGCTCTACCCCAAATTGTAAATAGTTTTCCATGGAATAGAGCTTCCAGTTCAAGAATTGGCAGTTCATCAGGCCCTTTCAGTTCAGAGGACAGATCGATCACTGCAAGAGAGGGAAATGACTTGAGGAATATGCCCGTGACCAGCAATTTGGATCTTGTTCCTGCAACAGATGTAAGGAACATGACACAAGGCCAAGCAAATTGGAGCTTGAGCAGTGGAAGTATAAGCATGGTTCCAAGTTCACAAGCAGTTACAAACTCAGGACTCCATCCAACATTTGGATCTTCTTGGGTACCTCATCAAAATCTTCCTACCCGATATCCACAACCTTTAGCGGAGGCTATTCATCCAGGCTTTTTTCCGCCCGGTAGTTCTGATTCTGGAGGTCAGGGCACTAATTTTGCCCTACAACATTCTGCTCATTCTTTGAGCTCACAGGAGGTGGCTCAGCAGATCAGAACTAGATTGCATGGCCCACATCCTACATCACACATCAGATCAACAACACATTTGTTAAGAAGGCGAAATGATGGTCTTTTCAGTGCTCCCTTACCTATGAGGAGTTTGACAGCTGCAGGGGAAGAGAGAAGTAGAATGTTATCAGAG ATTCGTCATGCATTGGAGTCTTTGCGTCATGGAGATGGTCTTCGATTTGAG ACTCTAATTTTGGCGGGCAGCGATTTGCATGACAGGCACAGGGACATGCGTCTTGACGTTGACAACATGTCGTATGAG GAACTCCTCGCCTTGGAAGAACGGATAGGAAATGTTTGCACTGGATTGAGCGAGGAAACAATTCTGAAGTCCCTGAAACAGCAGAAGCATTCATCAGCAGCCATCAGAGCATCCATGGAACACAAGCCCTGCTGTATCTGCCAG GAAGAATATGTTGAAGGCGATGATCTCGGCACCCTGGACTGCGGGCACGATTTCCACTCTGTCTGCATCAAGCAATGGCTAATGCACAAGAATCTCTGTCCCATCTGCAAAAACACTGCTCTAATTACGTGA
- the LOC135650123 gene encoding probable E3 ubiquitin-protein ligase HIP1 isoform X3 gives MQGQRNFVQPLHESFELDCESNSSSSGMNQQVLWNNMLFNPVEIQSMTDCAVSSDGVNIPCLNMANQDGTQLGNWSLGGSSSSQHSQIQGGHEENKLEHEWTPPATVASRGGPRLQENHFEASHALSLENVNISHSTTQTDGIQTFPQNYSCFNNRHQNVEHVAVQVGIGNELSEPRLSHHPYLLGFLDPETVPSSIGLSNPGESSSEGVGFLREDDERAESSFDGRRLSCKRKNSDGFPGQSSASGNASSSHQSENSLLHSRSYNPMTGLNISSSSGYPSVGHSIEEHTAGFGTFVGGMAFDCYPSASAAGNVESLRRNYRLRINRAQPHDVSLRNSWSASSVGQSDVWSPNQPPSRSISLNHFLEPASLLTTSSSASQTHIPVVPALPQIVNSFPWNRASSSRIGSSSGPFSSEDRSITAREGNDLRNMPVTSNLDLVPATDVRNMTQGQANWSLSSGSISMVPSSQAVTNSGLHPTFGSSWVPHQNLPTRYPQPLAEAIHPGFFPPGSSDSGGQGTNFALQHSAHSLSSQEVAQQIRTRLHGPHPTSHIRSTTHLLRRRNDGLFSAPLPMRSLTAAGEERSRMLSEIRHALESLRHGDGLRFEDVFILDQTLILAGSDLHDRHRDMRLDVDNMSYEK, from the exons ATGCAAGGCCAGAGGAATTTTGTTCAACCCTTGCATGAATCCTTTGAACTTGACTGTGAGTCCAATTCAAGCAGCTCTGGCATGAATCAGCAAGTCTTGTGGAATAACATGCTTTTTAATCCAGTAGAGATCCAGAGCATGACAGATTGTGCAGTATCCTCTGATGGTGTAAATATCCCATGCTTAAACATGGCTAATCAGGATGGCACTCAGTTGGGCAATTGGAGTTTAGGTGGATCCAGTTCTAGTcaacattctcaaatccagggtgGCCATGAAGAAAACAAACTGGAGCATGAATGGACACCACCGGCAACAGTTGCTTCTCGAGGTGGGCCTAGACTACAAGAAAATCATTTTGAAGCTTCCCATGCGCTTTCTTTGGAAAATGTCAACATAAGTCATAGTACAACTCAGACTGATGGTATCCAAACCTTTCCACAAAATTATTCCTGTTTCAACAATAGACATCAAAATGTGGAACATGTTGCTGTTCAAGTTGGTATAGGCAATGAGCTCTCAGAACCAAGGTTATCTCATCATCCTTATTTATTGGGTTTTCTAGATCCTGAAACTGTTCCATCTTCAATTGGTTTATCCAATCCTGGCGAAAGTTCTTCCGAGGGCGTTGGATTTTTGAGAGAAGATGATGAGAGAGCAGAAAGTTCATTTGATGGACGACGCTTATCCTGCAAGAGAAAGAATAGTGATGGTTTTCCTGGACAGTCTTCAGCAAGTGGAAATGCGAGCTCTTCTCACCAAAGTGAAAACAGTTTACTGCATTCTCGTAGTTATAATCCTATGACTGGCCTCAATATTTCTAGCTCATCTGGTTATCCTTCTGTTGGACATTCTATCGAAGAGCATACAGCAGGATTTGGCACTTTTGTAGGAGGAATGGCCTTCGACTGCTATCCCTCTGCAAGTGCAGCAGGAAACGTTGAAAGTTTGCGTAGGAATTACCGATTGAGAATTAACCGTGCACAGCCTCATGATGTCTCTTTACGTAATTCTTGGTCAGCGAGTTCAGTTGGGCAATCAGATGTATGGTCACCAAATCAACCACCTTCTCGTTCCATCTCATTGAATCACTTCCTCGAGCCTGCCTCACTACTTACAACTTCAAGTTCGGCAAGTCAAACTCATATACCTGTTGTACCTGCTCTACCCCAAATTGTAAATAGTTTTCCATGGAATAGAGCTTCCAGTTCAAGAATTGGCAGTTCATCAGGCCCTTTCAGTTCAGAGGACAGATCGATCACTGCAAGAGAGGGAAATGACTTGAGGAATATGCCCGTGACCAGCAATTTGGATCTTGTTCCTGCAACAGATGTAAGGAACATGACACAAGGCCAAGCAAATTGGAGCTTGAGCAGTGGAAGTATAAGCATGGTTCCAAGTTCACAAGCAGTTACAAACTCAGGACTCCATCCAACATTTGGATCTTCTTGGGTACCTCATCAAAATCTTCCTACCCGATATCCACAACCTTTAGCGGAGGCTATTCATCCAGGCTTTTTTCCGCCCGGTAGTTCTGATTCTGGAGGTCAGGGCACTAATTTTGCCCTACAACATTCTGCTCATTCTTTGAGCTCACAGGAGGTGGCTCAGCAGATCAGAACTAGATTGCATGGCCCACATCCTACATCACACATCAGATCAACAACACATTTGTTAAGAAGGCGAAATGATGGTCTTTTCAGTGCTCCCTTACCTATGAGGAGTTTGACAGCTGCAGGGGAAGAGAGAAGTAGAATGTTATCAGAG ATTCGTCATGCATTGGAGTCTTTGCGTCATGGAGATGGTCTTCGATTTGAG GATGTCTTTATCCTTGATCAGACTCTAATTTTGGCGGGCAGCGATTTGCATGACAGGCACAGGGACATGCGTCTTGACGTTGACAACATGTCGTATGAG AAGTAA
- the LOC135650123 gene encoding probable E3 ubiquitin-protein ligase HIP1 isoform X4 — protein MQGQRNFVQPLHESFELDCESNSSSSGMNQQVLWNNMLFNPVEIQSMTDCAVSSDGVNIPCLNMANQDGTQLGNWSLGGSSSSQHSQIQGGHEENKLEHEWTPPATVASRGGPRLQENHFEASHALSLENVNISHSTTQTDGIQTFPQNYSCFNNRHQNVEHVAVQVGIGNELSEPRLSHHPYLLGFLDPETVPSSIGLSNPGESSSEGVGFLREDDERAESSFDGRRLSCKRKNSDGFPGQSSASGNASSSHQSENSLLHSRSYNPMTGLNISSSSGYPSVGHSIEEHTAGFGTFVGGMAFDCYPSASAAGNVESLRRNYRLRINRAQPHDVSLRNSWSASSVGQSDVWSPNQPPSRSISLNHFLEPASLLTTSSSASQTHIPVVPALPQIVNSFPWNRASSSRIGSSSGPFSSEDRSITAREGNDLRNMPVTSNLDLVPATDVRNMTQGQANWSLSSGSISMVPSSQAVTNSGLHPTFGSSWVPHQNLPTRYPQPLAEAIHPGFFPPGSSDSGGQGTNFALQHSAHSLSSQEVAQQIRTRLHGPHPTSHIRSTTHLLRRRNDGLFSAPLPMRSLTAAGEERSRMLSEIRHALESLRHGDGLRFETLILAGSDLHDRHRDMRLDVDNMSYEK, from the exons ATGCAAGGCCAGAGGAATTTTGTTCAACCCTTGCATGAATCCTTTGAACTTGACTGTGAGTCCAATTCAAGCAGCTCTGGCATGAATCAGCAAGTCTTGTGGAATAACATGCTTTTTAATCCAGTAGAGATCCAGAGCATGACAGATTGTGCAGTATCCTCTGATGGTGTAAATATCCCATGCTTAAACATGGCTAATCAGGATGGCACTCAGTTGGGCAATTGGAGTTTAGGTGGATCCAGTTCTAGTcaacattctcaaatccagggtgGCCATGAAGAAAACAAACTGGAGCATGAATGGACACCACCGGCAACAGTTGCTTCTCGAGGTGGGCCTAGACTACAAGAAAATCATTTTGAAGCTTCCCATGCGCTTTCTTTGGAAAATGTCAACATAAGTCATAGTACAACTCAGACTGATGGTATCCAAACCTTTCCACAAAATTATTCCTGTTTCAACAATAGACATCAAAATGTGGAACATGTTGCTGTTCAAGTTGGTATAGGCAATGAGCTCTCAGAACCAAGGTTATCTCATCATCCTTATTTATTGGGTTTTCTAGATCCTGAAACTGTTCCATCTTCAATTGGTTTATCCAATCCTGGCGAAAGTTCTTCCGAGGGCGTTGGATTTTTGAGAGAAGATGATGAGAGAGCAGAAAGTTCATTTGATGGACGACGCTTATCCTGCAAGAGAAAGAATAGTGATGGTTTTCCTGGACAGTCTTCAGCAAGTGGAAATGCGAGCTCTTCTCACCAAAGTGAAAACAGTTTACTGCATTCTCGTAGTTATAATCCTATGACTGGCCTCAATATTTCTAGCTCATCTGGTTATCCTTCTGTTGGACATTCTATCGAAGAGCATACAGCAGGATTTGGCACTTTTGTAGGAGGAATGGCCTTCGACTGCTATCCCTCTGCAAGTGCAGCAGGAAACGTTGAAAGTTTGCGTAGGAATTACCGATTGAGAATTAACCGTGCACAGCCTCATGATGTCTCTTTACGTAATTCTTGGTCAGCGAGTTCAGTTGGGCAATCAGATGTATGGTCACCAAATCAACCACCTTCTCGTTCCATCTCATTGAATCACTTCCTCGAGCCTGCCTCACTACTTACAACTTCAAGTTCGGCAAGTCAAACTCATATACCTGTTGTACCTGCTCTACCCCAAATTGTAAATAGTTTTCCATGGAATAGAGCTTCCAGTTCAAGAATTGGCAGTTCATCAGGCCCTTTCAGTTCAGAGGACAGATCGATCACTGCAAGAGAGGGAAATGACTTGAGGAATATGCCCGTGACCAGCAATTTGGATCTTGTTCCTGCAACAGATGTAAGGAACATGACACAAGGCCAAGCAAATTGGAGCTTGAGCAGTGGAAGTATAAGCATGGTTCCAAGTTCACAAGCAGTTACAAACTCAGGACTCCATCCAACATTTGGATCTTCTTGGGTACCTCATCAAAATCTTCCTACCCGATATCCACAACCTTTAGCGGAGGCTATTCATCCAGGCTTTTTTCCGCCCGGTAGTTCTGATTCTGGAGGTCAGGGCACTAATTTTGCCCTACAACATTCTGCTCATTCTTTGAGCTCACAGGAGGTGGCTCAGCAGATCAGAACTAGATTGCATGGCCCACATCCTACATCACACATCAGATCAACAACACATTTGTTAAGAAGGCGAAATGATGGTCTTTTCAGTGCTCCCTTACCTATGAGGAGTTTGACAGCTGCAGGGGAAGAGAGAAGTAGAATGTTATCAGAG ATTCGTCATGCATTGGAGTCTTTGCGTCATGGAGATGGTCTTCGATTTGAG ACTCTAATTTTGGCGGGCAGCGATTTGCATGACAGGCACAGGGACATGCGTCTTGACGTTGACAACATGTCGTATGAG AAGTAA
- the LOC103997627 gene encoding transcription factor PHYTOCHROME INTERACTING FACTOR-LIKE 13 isoform X1 — protein MDDRSSYDPSCRGDQEKISYLLGHVPTSLSSYSCEAELMPSSSFHPISAAAPAGGGGGRRKSVDQDLDSLDWESEEGVEAFEEDPVKLAPSRSSGSKRSRAAEVHNMSEKRRRSRINEKMRALQNLIPNSNKTDKASMLDEAIEYLKQLQLQVQILSMRNGLNLQSMYTSGALQPLQTSQMSISFALDNDTATGIGTGMLPLNQDLSAHCSFDLSNQCTSSHPSTITTSLINVTNPEASLVKSSESHHASFHQVPVSCEDIFTGDMSAHTQLAAMHYTRSFTDDERNSISTNVNSKQLGGQASTHIGVVRLEQCMLGREGRSEAMLSNDESFIRHLHSLQTGRSFPSGDAEEGLRDF, from the exons ATGGATGATCGTAGCAGCTACGACCCTTCCTGCCGAGGAGATCAGGAGAAGATCTCCTACTTGCTGGGCCATGTTCCGACCAGCTTGTCATCCTACTCTTGTGAGGCCGAGCTGATGCCATCCTCTTCTTTCCACCCCATTTCTGCTGCTGCTCCTGCTGGTGGTGGGGGTGGGAGGAGGAAGTCTGTGGACCAGGATCTTGACTCTCTCGACTGGGAGAGCGAG GAGGGTGTGGAGGCGTTTGAGGAGGATCCTGTGAAGCTGGCTCCTTCCCGGAGCTCCGGCTCGAAGAGAAGCAGGGCTGCGGAAGTCCACAACATGTCTGAGAAG aggaggaggagtaggATCAATGAGAAGATGAGGGCTTTGCAAAATCTGATCCCCAACTCAAACAAG ACAGACAAGGCTTCCATGCTTGATGAGGCCATCGAATATCTCAAACAACTGCAGCTCCAAGTACAG ATTCTGTCGATGAGGAATGGTCTCAATCTGCAGTCCATGTATACGTCTGGAGCTCTTCAGCCTTTGCAAACTTCTCAGATGTCTATTAGCTTTGCGCTGGATAATGACACGGCAACGGGTATAGGAACAGGCATGCTACCTTTGAACCAAGATTTATCGGCTCACTGCTCATTCGATCTGTCAAATCAATGCACATCCTCCCATCCATCGACCATCACAACCAGTCTCATCAACGTGACTAATCCTGAGGCTTCACTAGTTAAGTCATCAGAATCTCATCATGCTTCATTCCACCAAGTGCCTGTGTCCTGTGAG GATATATTCACAGGTGACATGTCGGCCCACACCCAATTAGCCGCAATGCATTACACAAGGAGCTTCACAG ATGATGAGAGGAACTCCATATCTACCAATGTCAATTCCAAACAATTGGGTGGGCAAGCATCAACACATATCGGTGTCGTCCGTTTGGAACAATGTATGTTAGGCAGAGAAGGGAGATCAGAGGCGATGCTGTCCAACGATGAAAGCTTCATCCGGCACCTGCACAG CTTACAGACTGGAAGAAGTTTTCCGAGTGGTGATGCGGAGGAAGGACTTCGAGATTTCTAA
- the LOC103997627 gene encoding transcription factor PHYTOCHROME INTERACTING FACTOR-LIKE 13 isoform X2: MDDRSSYDPSCRGDQEKISYLLGHVPTSLSSYSCEAELMPSSSFHPISAAAPAGGGGGRRKSVDQDLDSLDWESEEGVEAFEEDPVKLAPSRSSGSKRSRAAEVHNMSEKRRRSRINEKMRALQNLIPNSNKTDKASMLDEAIEYLKQLQLQVQILSMRNGLNLQSMYTSGALQPLQTSQMSISFALDNDTATGIGTGMLPLNQDLSAHCSFDLSNQCTSSHPSTITTSLINVTNPEASLDIFTGDMSAHTQLAAMHYTRSFTDDERNSISTNVNSKQLGGQASTHIGVVRLEQCMLGREGRSEAMLSNDESFIRHLHSLQTGRSFPSGDAEEGLRDF, translated from the exons ATGGATGATCGTAGCAGCTACGACCCTTCCTGCCGAGGAGATCAGGAGAAGATCTCCTACTTGCTGGGCCATGTTCCGACCAGCTTGTCATCCTACTCTTGTGAGGCCGAGCTGATGCCATCCTCTTCTTTCCACCCCATTTCTGCTGCTGCTCCTGCTGGTGGTGGGGGTGGGAGGAGGAAGTCTGTGGACCAGGATCTTGACTCTCTCGACTGGGAGAGCGAG GAGGGTGTGGAGGCGTTTGAGGAGGATCCTGTGAAGCTGGCTCCTTCCCGGAGCTCCGGCTCGAAGAGAAGCAGGGCTGCGGAAGTCCACAACATGTCTGAGAAG aggaggaggagtaggATCAATGAGAAGATGAGGGCTTTGCAAAATCTGATCCCCAACTCAAACAAG ACAGACAAGGCTTCCATGCTTGATGAGGCCATCGAATATCTCAAACAACTGCAGCTCCAAGTACAG ATTCTGTCGATGAGGAATGGTCTCAATCTGCAGTCCATGTATACGTCTGGAGCTCTTCAGCCTTTGCAAACTTCTCAGATGTCTATTAGCTTTGCGCTGGATAATGACACGGCAACGGGTATAGGAACAGGCATGCTACCTTTGAACCAAGATTTATCGGCTCACTGCTCATTCGATCTGTCAAATCAATGCACATCCTCCCATCCATCGACCATCACAACCAGTCTCATCAACGTGACTAATCCTGAGGCTTCACTA GATATATTCACAGGTGACATGTCGGCCCACACCCAATTAGCCGCAATGCATTACACAAGGAGCTTCACAG ATGATGAGAGGAACTCCATATCTACCAATGTCAATTCCAAACAATTGGGTGGGCAAGCATCAACACATATCGGTGTCGTCCGTTTGGAACAATGTATGTTAGGCAGAGAAGGGAGATCAGAGGCGATGCTGTCCAACGATGAAAGCTTCATCCGGCACCTGCACAG CTTACAGACTGGAAGAAGTTTTCCGAGTGGTGATGCGGAGGAAGGACTTCGAGATTTCTAA